From Arthrobacter sp. FW306-2-2C-D06B, a single genomic window includes:
- a CDS encoding TIGR01777 family oxidoreductase, whose amino-acid sequence MRIVISGASGFIGTALSAHLLGSGHDVVRLVRRPPAGAAEAYWDPAAGQLDEAVLDGVDAVVNLSGAGIGERRWTKARVRDIIDSRLRTTKTLTAAMGRLGTPPGTFLSQSASGYYGSSRAGLLREDAGPGKGMLATLCVDWEAAAHTAPAGVRVVTPRTGVVLSPDGGALGPLLPLLKMGVGGPLGNGRQYWPWISLVDEVSAFEYLLNSPLEGPVNVCAPESADVNAIVAQLAAALHRPAFLRVPAPALRLALGSHLAEELVLANQRMEPARLMDSGFAWQHPALADAARWVANGGK is encoded by the coding sequence ATGCGAATCGTGATCTCGGGTGCTTCAGGATTCATCGGAACCGCGCTCTCCGCCCATCTCCTCGGCAGTGGGCACGACGTCGTCCGGCTCGTCCGCCGTCCGCCAGCAGGAGCCGCCGAGGCATATTGGGATCCGGCCGCGGGTCAATTGGATGAGGCGGTACTCGACGGTGTGGACGCCGTGGTCAACCTCTCCGGGGCAGGCATCGGGGAGCGCCGCTGGACCAAAGCACGCGTGCGGGACATCATCGACTCACGTTTGCGGACAACAAAAACGCTCACGGCAGCCATGGGACGGCTGGGAACTCCGCCCGGAACGTTCCTGAGCCAGTCGGCCTCGGGTTACTACGGCTCGTCCCGTGCCGGCCTGCTCCGCGAGGACGCGGGGCCAGGCAAAGGCATGCTGGCCACCCTGTGCGTCGATTGGGAGGCCGCCGCCCACACGGCACCCGCCGGCGTGCGGGTGGTGACGCCGCGTACGGGTGTGGTCCTCAGCCCTGATGGCGGAGCGCTGGGGCCGCTCCTTCCGTTGTTGAAGATGGGCGTGGGCGGACCACTCGGTAACGGCCGGCAGTATTGGCCGTGGATTTCCCTCGTGGATGAAGTTTCAGCCTTCGAATACCTGCTCAACTCCCCGCTCGAAGGTCCCGTCAACGTGTGCGCCCCGGAAAGTGCCGACGTCAACGCCATCGTTGCGCAGCTGGCGGCGGCCCTGCACCGGCCGGCTTTCCTTCGCGTACCTGCCCCCGCGCTGCGACTTGCCCTCGGCAGCCATTTGGCAGAGGAACTTGTCCTTGCCAACCAGCGCATGGAACCGGCACGGCTGATGGACTCAGGCTTTGCCTGGCAGCACCCCGCGCTGGCGGACGCCGCCCGATGGGTGGCAAACGGCGGCAAATGA
- the lipB gene encoding lipoyl(octanoyl) transferase LipB codes for MTLEFSQLGLAPDFVDYMQGWDIQRELHNKVVAGEKPSTVLLLEHAAVYTAGKLTEDHERPFDGTPVVPVDRGGKLTWHGPGQLIAYPILKLKNRAGIRDYVERLEAVMIAIMEDYGIKATRVKGRAGVWVLADEKGPDRKIAAIGIRVLDGVTMHGVAINCSNDLAPYAQIIACGITDASVTTMSIETGRTINPADIAERFIEEFLKHEEALVSSPEGALQ; via the coding sequence ATGACTCTTGAGTTTTCACAGCTGGGTCTTGCCCCGGATTTCGTTGACTACATGCAGGGCTGGGATATCCAGCGCGAACTCCACAACAAGGTTGTTGCCGGCGAGAAACCGAGCACCGTCCTGCTCCTTGAACATGCTGCGGTGTACACGGCTGGCAAGCTCACGGAGGACCACGAGCGCCCCTTTGACGGCACGCCGGTTGTTCCCGTGGACCGTGGCGGAAAATTGACCTGGCACGGACCGGGACAGCTCATTGCCTACCCCATCCTCAAGCTGAAGAACCGAGCCGGGATCCGTGACTACGTCGAGCGCCTCGAAGCCGTCATGATCGCGATCATGGAGGACTACGGAATCAAGGCCACGCGGGTCAAGGGCCGGGCCGGCGTCTGGGTCCTCGCCGACGAGAAGGGTCCGGACCGTAAGATTGCGGCAATCGGCATCCGTGTCCTCGACGGCGTCACTATGCACGGCGTGGCCATCAACTGCAGCAACGATCTCGCTCCCTACGCGCAGATCATCGCGTGCGGCATCACCGACGCCAGCGTCACCACCATGTCCATTGAGACCGGCAGGACCATCAACCCGGCCGACATTGCCGAGCGCTTCATCGAAGAGTTCCTCAAGCACGAAGAAGCACTCGTATCCAGCCCCGAAGGAGCACTCCAGTGA
- a CDS encoding OsmC family protein, protein MATTRTAHTVWNGNLIEGAGNTTLDSSGLGTFNVTWKARAESAEGKTSPEELIAAAHSACFSMAFSNGVAGAGFTPEEVNTKADVTFQPGEGITGIHLTVSARIPGVSEEEFQRLAEDAKVNCPVSQALRATPITLDATLAS, encoded by the coding sequence ATGGCTACAACACGCACCGCACACACCGTATGGAACGGCAACCTGATCGAAGGCGCCGGCAACACCACGCTGGACAGCTCCGGACTCGGAACCTTCAACGTCACGTGGAAGGCCCGCGCGGAGTCCGCAGAGGGCAAGACCAGCCCCGAAGAGCTGATTGCCGCAGCACACTCGGCATGCTTCTCGATGGCGTTCAGCAACGGCGTGGCAGGTGCGGGCTTCACGCCGGAAGAGGTCAACACCAAGGCCGACGTCACCTTCCAGCCGGGCGAGGGCATCACGGGCATCCACTTGACCGTGAGCGCACGCATCCCCGGTGTCTCCGAAGAAGAATTCCAGCGCCTCGCCGAGGACGCGAAGGTCAACTGCCCGGTATCCCAGGCACTCCGGGCAACTCCGATCACGCTGGATGCCACGCTCGCTTCCTAG
- a CDS encoding serine/threonine-protein kinase produces the protein MPSEGIEPSEPLIPGFVPVRELGRGGSATVWLATEQRSRRNFAVKCLGRRPATVSPGEAKSAVLREVRLLSSLDHEHLVKVHGVVELAGSFDGGLGVVMDYAPGGSLGQLVSSRGRLGVGETVTILTPLAQVLAFLHRHGMTHSDVSPGNVLFTAQGKPLLSDMGISRAVGDAAGVPESGTPGFVDPDPVVRGTAELQPQRDTYALAALGWYCLTGSAPDTAARRPPLTLLVPAVPTALAVAIEAGLHPDGQQRPSAAELGVAVYRSAAPEAVDLSVSVHATVVPELMTRRRALGPRSKRARIAALFSFGRPGVGRRHRRAVAHVSVRRRVASIVLALGIVVGAGTITTVWWAGTAWQAEDRGPAAGASASAPETVLDGVPAAAEVPAAARNMIRSPNPEEAIRGLSAIRDTALSSGKFALLDHVNVQGSAAAASDGRLRDELIRAGLVLAGFTTTLTSVSVEGPSGPDGATVAVTVETSAYEERDASGKVVGARPRGEPLELRVVLLRGEDAWRITEILAKQS, from the coding sequence ATGCCTTCCGAGGGAATCGAACCTTCAGAACCCTTGATCCCAGGCTTTGTTCCGGTCCGTGAGTTGGGGCGCGGCGGGAGCGCCACGGTGTGGCTCGCAACGGAGCAGCGGTCGCGGCGCAATTTCGCCGTGAAATGCCTTGGCCGCAGACCGGCGACGGTGAGTCCGGGGGAGGCCAAGTCTGCCGTGCTCCGCGAGGTGCGGCTTCTGTCCAGCCTGGACCATGAGCACCTCGTCAAGGTCCACGGCGTCGTTGAGTTGGCAGGGTCCTTCGACGGCGGCTTGGGCGTGGTCATGGACTACGCCCCCGGTGGCTCGCTTGGGCAGTTGGTGTCCAGCAGGGGACGTCTTGGCGTGGGTGAGACGGTGACTATCCTGACGCCGCTCGCACAGGTATTGGCCTTTCTGCATCGCCACGGCATGACACATTCCGATGTTTCGCCCGGGAATGTGCTCTTCACTGCCCAAGGGAAGCCGCTCCTCTCGGACATGGGCATTTCCCGCGCAGTGGGGGACGCTGCCGGGGTCCCTGAGTCCGGAACTCCCGGATTCGTGGATCCGGATCCGGTTGTCCGCGGGACCGCGGAACTCCAGCCGCAGCGCGATACCTACGCCCTCGCAGCCCTTGGCTGGTATTGCCTCACCGGTTCGGCTCCGGACACCGCGGCACGCAGGCCGCCCCTGACGTTGCTGGTGCCCGCGGTCCCCACGGCCCTGGCAGTTGCCATCGAGGCCGGGCTCCATCCCGATGGGCAACAGCGGCCCTCCGCGGCCGAATTGGGTGTCGCGGTCTACAGGAGCGCAGCGCCGGAGGCCGTGGACCTGTCCGTTTCGGTGCACGCGACGGTTGTTCCGGAACTGATGACCCGGCGTCGGGCTTTGGGTCCCCGTTCAAAGCGCGCCCGCATCGCGGCGCTTTTCAGCTTCGGCCGTCCGGGAGTGGGACGAAGACATAGGCGGGCGGTTGCGCATGTTTCCGTACGACGGCGGGTGGCGTCCATTGTGCTTGCCCTCGGGATAGTTGTGGGCGCCGGAACAATAACCACCGTGTGGTGGGCTGGAACGGCGTGGCAGGCCGAGGATCGGGGACCGGCGGCCGGAGCCTCCGCTTCGGCGCCTGAGACCGTCCTCGACGGAGTTCCCGCGGCGGCAGAGGTTCCGGCGGCGGCACGGAACATGATCCGATCACCAAACCCCGAGGAAGCGATCAGGGGACTGTCGGCGATCCGGGACACAGCGTTGAGTTCCGGCAAGTTTGCGCTCCTGGACCACGTCAATGTGCAGGGCTCGGCGGCCGCGGCCTCGGATGGAAGGCTCAGGGATGAATTGATCCGCGCCGGCCTGGTGCTCGCTGGCTTCACCACCACTCTAACCAGCGTGAGCGTGGAGGGCCCTTCCGGCCCGGACGGGGCAACGGTCGCTGTCACGGTGGAAACCTCCGCCTATGAAGAACGGGACGCCTCTGGGAAGGTAGTCGGAGCGCGTCCCCGGGGCGAACCACTGGAACTCAGGGTGGTTCTCCTGCGTGGCGAGGACGCATGGAGGATCACCGAGATCCTGGCAAAGCAGTCTTAA
- a CDS encoding DUF4191 domain-containing protein — MAKSPDPSNSTTSAADAPKRGLFSRKPKEAKAKKPSQLKQIGEVFKMTRRNDPIVVWLMLLAFLGVIAVSLVVGLLLNNWVTGLIIGIPLGLLAAVFILSRRAERAAFAQIENQPGASGAALGTLRRGWITEDQPVAVNPRTQDAVFRAIGRPGVVLVSEGPSHRVKPLVDAERKKLARILPNVTIHVIESGRGEGQVPISQIAKTMNKYKNELTKVEVGAVSKRISSLGNRLPIPKGIDPYKARPDRKAARGR; from the coding sequence ATGGCGAAATCCCCTGATCCCAGCAACTCGACAACATCGGCTGCCGACGCTCCCAAACGCGGCTTGTTTTCCCGCAAGCCCAAGGAAGCCAAGGCCAAGAAGCCGAGCCAGCTGAAGCAGATCGGCGAGGTCTTCAAGATGACCCGCCGCAATGACCCCATCGTCGTGTGGCTCATGCTTCTGGCGTTCCTTGGCGTCATTGCTGTCAGCCTCGTCGTGGGGCTCCTCCTGAACAACTGGGTCACAGGCCTCATCATCGGCATCCCCTTGGGCCTGCTGGCAGCCGTCTTCATCCTCTCGCGCCGCGCGGAACGTGCGGCCTTCGCACAGATTGAGAACCAGCCCGGAGCTTCCGGTGCGGCTTTGGGGACCCTGCGCCGCGGCTGGATCACCGAGGATCAGCCGGTCGCCGTCAACCCGCGCACCCAGGACGCCGTCTTCCGCGCCATCGGCCGTCCCGGCGTCGTGCTGGTCAGCGAAGGACCGTCGCACCGCGTCAAGCCCCTGGTTGACGCCGAGCGCAAGAAGCTCGCACGTATCCTGCCGAACGTCACCATTCACGTGATCGAAAGCGGCCGTGGCGAAGGCCAGGTTCCCATCAGCCAGATCGCAAAGACCATGAACAAATACAAGAACGAGCTCACTAAGGTTGAGGTCGGCGCTGTCAGCAAGCGGATCTCTTCGCTGGGCAACCGCCTGCCGATCCCCAAGGGCATCGACCCCTATAAGGCACGGCCTGACCGCAAGGCCGCACGCGGACGCTAA
- a CDS encoding S41 family peptidase, translated as MTSSSYFRFPHLHGDLITFVAEDDVWIAPVAGGRAWRISAQQLPARNPRFTPDGKRLVWTTIVGTAPEVVTAEVDGGGYRQLSYFGHSTTRVKGFTSTGDIVVTTAFEQAEGRHTHAYALPFDGGPAVELPFGPVESVAFGPEVGDERPVVLASVLSREPAWWKRYRGGTAGKLWIDADGNGEFARLLPGFDGNLADPLWVGGRIAFLSDHEGYGNLYSVQPDGSDLRRHTDHEDFYVRHAASDGKRVIFESAGELWILPTLDADAEAARVDISLGSASQSRRPSPLNAAAHLGDVFPNAAGSASAVESHGTIHWLRHKDGPSRVVEATPGVRARLPRPLVDGRIAYVADHDGVDSLYIKRIAPRFSRPAVEAPVQDAGPAPREAEEDGAGQLPRPVSASAIAGQPVTSAVRLPEPHAERATASADAEAVPADSAGGGAEESRLDFLRIDFPKAARPSALEASPDGRWLAVGTAFGDAYLADTASGTLSLLVSVGDGSIEGLAWSPDSQWLAWSEPVTSFGSRSKLRMVSTANPEDIVEVTDGRFCDESPAFTPDGKFLAFLSNRSFDPVYDGHAFDLSFPSPIKPYLVALAAATPSPFGPVVDLLDEDEADAVPEGKNGEKFGPGDGAGTPVKVRVDREGLPLRVIGVPVPQGNYSALSASNGALLWLDTPLSGVTGDGRGTVQDKAPAPALVRYELSKQKQVTLASAVERYRLSGDGKKLVFVNDKKVVAVPSDAKVEEESGELVKVELNRIRVVMDPLAVWGQAFDEAWRLQRDFFWTEDMAGQDWESVHGRYRPVVERLGSHDDLVDLLWELHGELGTSHAYVRPVAVSEPGSNGQGRLGADLKLTEAGWEITRILAGDSSDPLANSPLTRPGSDAKVGDVVLAIDGVGLSADRTPAKQLVGAAGRTVELTILNGGGHGEGAGQQRRIAVVPVKDEERLRYQEWVHANRRTVREASDGKFGYLHVPDMMANGWAQLHRDLDTETALDGLVVDVRRNRGGHTSQLVAELIGRKVTGWSMPRGEKPRTYPHHAPRGPVIILADEFAGSDGDIITQVSKLRGIGPVIGTRTWGGVVGIDNRFSLADGTGVTQPRYATWFSGGIGWSVENFGVEPDIEVVFPPHAYAAGTDPQLEYGIGALKEMVQELPTDRPPLREGYRQVRPAALPARPQ; from the coding sequence ATGACCTCCTCCAGCTACTTCCGTTTCCCGCATTTGCACGGTGATTTGATCACTTTCGTGGCCGAAGACGACGTTTGGATTGCGCCCGTGGCCGGAGGCCGCGCGTGGCGGATCTCGGCCCAGCAGCTTCCTGCACGCAATCCGCGCTTCACCCCGGACGGAAAGCGGCTCGTCTGGACGACGATCGTCGGGACCGCTCCCGAGGTGGTGACGGCAGAGGTCGACGGCGGCGGGTACCGGCAGTTGAGCTACTTCGGCCACAGCACCACCCGCGTCAAGGGATTCACCTCCACAGGCGACATTGTGGTCACCACGGCTTTCGAACAGGCTGAGGGGCGGCACACGCATGCGTACGCCTTGCCATTCGATGGCGGCCCCGCCGTCGAGCTTCCCTTCGGCCCCGTCGAATCGGTGGCGTTCGGCCCGGAAGTGGGGGACGAGCGTCCCGTTGTCCTTGCGAGCGTGCTTTCCCGCGAGCCTGCCTGGTGGAAGAGGTACCGCGGCGGTACCGCCGGAAAACTGTGGATCGACGCCGACGGGAACGGCGAGTTCGCCCGCTTGCTTCCCGGGTTCGACGGGAACCTCGCGGACCCGCTGTGGGTAGGTGGACGGATCGCCTTCCTCTCAGACCATGAGGGGTACGGAAATCTCTATTCAGTGCAGCCGGACGGTTCGGATCTGCGCCGGCATACCGATCACGAAGACTTCTACGTCCGGCACGCCGCGAGCGACGGCAAGCGGGTCATCTTTGAATCGGCGGGTGAGTTGTGGATCCTGCCGACGCTCGATGCCGATGCCGAGGCCGCGCGGGTGGACATCTCGCTGGGCTCGGCATCCCAGTCGCGCCGCCCGTCACCCCTCAATGCCGCCGCCCACTTGGGCGACGTGTTCCCCAACGCAGCAGGTTCGGCCAGCGCGGTGGAATCCCACGGAACCATCCACTGGCTGCGCCACAAGGACGGACCGTCCCGGGTTGTCGAAGCGACCCCGGGCGTGCGCGCAAGGCTTCCCCGCCCCCTTGTTGACGGTCGTATCGCCTATGTAGCAGACCACGACGGCGTCGATTCCCTGTACATCAAGAGGATTGCCCCGCGTTTTTCGCGGCCTGCCGTCGAGGCGCCAGTCCAGGACGCTGGACCCGCGCCACGCGAAGCTGAAGAGGACGGCGCCGGACAATTGCCCCGCCCGGTCTCGGCATCGGCCATTGCGGGGCAGCCCGTGACGTCCGCGGTTCGGCTGCCGGAACCGCACGCCGAGCGCGCTACGGCGTCCGCGGACGCCGAGGCTGTCCCGGCCGACTCCGCGGGTGGCGGAGCCGAGGAGTCGCGGCTCGACTTCCTGAGGATCGACTTCCCCAAGGCAGCCCGTCCAAGCGCCCTTGAAGCCAGTCCAGATGGCCGGTGGCTTGCCGTGGGTACCGCATTCGGGGACGCCTACCTCGCCGACACTGCCAGTGGCACGTTGTCGCTGCTTGTCAGCGTAGGGGACGGCAGCATCGAAGGCCTCGCATGGTCGCCGGACTCACAATGGCTCGCTTGGTCCGAGCCTGTGACGTCCTTCGGGTCGCGGAGCAAGTTGCGCATGGTCAGCACCGCCAACCCGGAAGACATCGTGGAGGTCACCGATGGCCGCTTCTGCGACGAATCGCCGGCCTTCACTCCCGATGGCAAATTCCTGGCCTTCCTCTCGAACCGCAGCTTTGATCCGGTCTATGACGGCCATGCCTTCGACTTGTCTTTCCCCAGCCCCATCAAGCCGTACCTCGTGGCGCTGGCTGCAGCCACTCCTTCGCCCTTCGGCCCGGTGGTGGACCTGCTGGACGAGGACGAAGCGGACGCCGTACCCGAAGGGAAGAACGGCGAGAAGTTTGGTCCGGGGGATGGCGCCGGGACCCCCGTCAAGGTCCGTGTGGACCGTGAGGGGCTGCCGTTGCGCGTCATCGGCGTCCCCGTGCCGCAGGGCAACTACTCGGCCCTTTCGGCCTCCAACGGCGCACTGCTGTGGCTCGACACCCCGCTCTCAGGCGTCACGGGAGATGGCCGCGGCACGGTGCAGGACAAGGCACCCGCTCCGGCGCTGGTCCGCTACGAGCTTTCGAAGCAGAAGCAGGTCACACTCGCGTCCGCGGTTGAGCGCTACCGATTGTCCGGAGACGGCAAGAAACTGGTCTTCGTCAACGACAAGAAGGTTGTCGCCGTACCGTCCGACGCCAAGGTTGAGGAAGAATCGGGCGAGCTGGTCAAGGTTGAGCTGAACCGGATCCGGGTGGTCATGGATCCGTTGGCCGTGTGGGGACAGGCGTTCGACGAAGCGTGGCGACTGCAGCGGGACTTCTTCTGGACCGAAGACATGGCCGGCCAGGACTGGGAATCGGTACATGGACGGTACCGTCCCGTCGTCGAACGCTTGGGCTCGCACGACGACCTGGTGGACCTTCTGTGGGAACTGCACGGTGAGCTGGGCACTTCCCACGCCTACGTGCGTCCGGTGGCGGTAAGCGAACCCGGGAGCAATGGACAGGGCAGGCTCGGCGCCGACCTCAAGCTCACGGAGGCCGGTTGGGAGATCACGCGCATCCTCGCCGGAGACTCTTCGGACCCCTTGGCCAACTCTCCGCTGACGCGGCCGGGATCCGACGCGAAGGTGGGCGACGTTGTCCTGGCGATCGACGGCGTCGGGCTCTCCGCGGACCGTACTCCAGCCAAACAGCTGGTGGGCGCAGCGGGCCGGACGGTGGAACTCACGATCTTGAATGGCGGCGGGCACGGCGAGGGGGCCGGCCAGCAGCGGCGGATCGCCGTCGTTCCGGTGAAGGATGAGGAACGCTTGCGGTACCAGGAATGGGTGCACGCCAACAGGCGCACCGTGCGCGAGGCCTCGGACGGAAAGTTCGGGTACCTGCATGTCCCGGACATGATGGCCAACGGCTGGGCGCAGCTTCACCGGGACCTCGATACCGAGACCGCGCTGGACGGGTTGGTTGTCGATGTGCGGCGGAACCGTGGCGGCCACACCTCGCAGCTCGTGGCGGAACTGATCGGACGCAAGGTCACCGGCTGGAGCATGCCCCGCGGCGAAAAGCCGCGCACCTACCCGCATCACGCCCCGCGTGGCCCCGTCATCATCCTGGCCGACGAATTCGCGGGTTCCGACGGCGACATCATCACCCAGGTGTCCAAACTCCGCGGCATCGGCCCGGTCATCGGCACCCGGACCTGGGGCGGCGTCGTGGGCATCGACAACCGTTTCTCCCTGGCTGACGGCACAGGGGTGACCCAACCGCGCTATGCCACGTGGTTCTCAGGCGGCATCGGCTGGAGCGTGGAGAATTTCGGGGTTGAGCCGGACATTGAAGTGGTGTTCCCGCCCCACGCCTATGCGGCCGGCACGGATCCCCAGCTGGAGTACGGGATCGGCGCGCTCAAGGAAATGGTCCAGGAACTACCCACGGACCGGCCACCGCTGCGTGAAGGCTACCGCCAGGTGCGCCCCGCGGCCTTGCCCGCGAGGCCGCAATAG
- the lipA gene encoding lipoyl synthase → MTLAPEGRKLLRVEQRNKAVPVERKPEWIKAKVQMGPEFVGLKNLVKKEGLHTVCEEAGCPNIFECWEDKEATFLIGGSECTRRCDFCQIDTGKPSPVDMFEPTKVARSVQAMQLRYATVTGVARDDLEDEGVWLYAETVRKIHELNPGTGVELLIPDFSGKPEHIQAICDSNPEVFAHNVETVPRIFKRIRPAFRYDRSLDVITQGRAAGMVTKSNLILGMGETREEISEALTDLHAAGCDLITITQYLRPSERHLPVDRWVKPQEFVELATEAEEIGFLGVMSGPLVRSSYRAGRLWATAMRKKGREIPAHLAHIAEGIQDSGTTRQEARTLLAHHA, encoded by the coding sequence GTGACCCTGGCACCTGAAGGCCGTAAGCTGCTGCGCGTTGAACAGCGCAACAAAGCCGTCCCGGTCGAACGCAAGCCCGAGTGGATCAAGGCCAAGGTCCAGATGGGCCCGGAATTCGTCGGCCTGAAGAACCTCGTGAAAAAAGAAGGCCTGCACACCGTCTGCGAGGAAGCCGGCTGCCCGAACATCTTCGAGTGCTGGGAAGACAAGGAAGCGACCTTCCTGATCGGCGGCTCCGAATGCACCCGCCGCTGCGACTTCTGCCAGATCGACACCGGCAAACCCTCCCCCGTGGACATGTTCGAACCCACCAAGGTCGCCCGCTCCGTCCAAGCCATGCAGCTCCGCTACGCCACCGTCACCGGCGTCGCCCGCGACGACCTCGAAGACGAAGGCGTCTGGCTCTACGCCGAAACCGTCCGCAAGATCCACGAACTGAACCCCGGCACCGGCGTCGAACTGCTCATCCCCGACTTCTCCGGCAAACCCGAACACATCCAAGCGATCTGCGACTCGAACCCGGAGGTCTTCGCGCACAACGTCGAAACCGTGCCCCGGATCTTCAAGCGCATCCGCCCCGCGTTCCGCTACGACCGCTCCCTGGACGTCATCACCCAGGGCCGGGCCGCCGGCATGGTCACCAAATCCAACCTGATCCTGGGCATGGGCGAAACCCGGGAAGAGATCTCCGAAGCCCTGACCGACCTGCACGCCGCCGGCTGTGACCTGATCACCATCACCCAGTACCTGCGCCCCTCCGAACGGCACCTGCCCGTGGACCGCTGGGTCAAACCCCAGGAATTCGTCGAGCTCGCCACCGAAGCCGAGGAAATCGGCTTCCTCGGCGTCATGTCCGGCCCCCTGGTCCGCTCCTCCTACCGCGCCGGACGCCTCTGGGCCACCGCGATGCGCAAGAAAGGCCGCGAAATCCCCGCCCACCTGGCCCACATCGCCGAAGGCATCCAGGACTCCGGCACCACCCGCCAGGAAGCCCGCACCCTCCTCGCACACCACGCATAG
- a CDS encoding RDD family protein produces the protein MVDRKDIGSWLTGPDTSGISKYPGARLGLPESGPGSMARAGRRILAICIDWVIALVISNFAFGGNQWATLAVFAVEQILLIGTLGYSIGHRVAGIHVVRLGGAQAGPLAALVRTILLCLVIPAVVFDPDQRGLHDRAMNTILIRM, from the coding sequence GTGGTTGATCGTAAAGATATTGGTTCATGGCTCACAGGGCCGGACACGTCCGGAATCTCCAAGTACCCGGGAGCACGGCTCGGCCTCCCCGAGTCCGGCCCCGGCTCAATGGCCCGGGCCGGCCGTCGCATCCTGGCAATCTGCATTGACTGGGTCATTGCCCTGGTGATCAGCAACTTTGCCTTCGGCGGCAACCAATGGGCGACGCTTGCTGTGTTTGCCGTGGAGCAGATCCTTCTCATCGGCACGCTGGGCTATAGCATCGGACACCGGGTTGCCGGCATCCACGTAGTACGGCTCGGGGGAGCACAGGCGGGACCCCTGGCTGCTTTGGTCAGGACGATCCTCCTGTGCCTGGTGATTCCCGCGGTTGTTTTCGATCCCGACCAGCGCGGACTCCATGACAGAGCCATGAACACAATCCTCATTCGGATGTAA